The Ranitomeya imitator isolate aRanImi1 chromosome 3, aRanImi1.pri, whole genome shotgun sequence genome has a window encoding:
- the LOC138672495 gene encoding cystatin-A1-like yields MAGLPGGFGPEEPADAHVQAASDKVKAQFVKESGINAGKFKALSYISQVVAGTIYIVKVFVGDQCCHVKIFVPLPYTGKQPELMGFQSGKTKEESITVF; encoded by the exons ATGGCAGGGTTACCTGGTGGATTTGGCCCAGAGGAGCCGGCTGATGCTCATGTACAAGCTGCCTCTGACAAG GTAAAAGCTCAGTTTGTAAAAGAATCCGGGATAAATGCCGGAAAGTTTAAAGCTTTGTCATACATAAGTCAAGTTGTGGCTGGAACCATCTACATAGTGAAG GTTTTTGTTGGAGATCAGTGCTGTCATGTGAAAATATTTGTCCCTCTCCCTTATACTGGAAAACAGCCGGAGTTAATGGGCTTTCAGTCCGGGAAAACTAAGGAAGAATCCATCACAGTTTTTTAA